A genomic window from Agreia sp. COWG includes:
- a CDS encoding transaldolase family protein — translation MSSFAASSGDTRPSLLRAAMDTATSLWSDTADPAELARSIEFGAVGATCNPVIALAAIRADLPRWSARIRELASEFPTAGESELGWKVVEELSIAAAALLEPTFIETKGMNGRLSIQTDPRLHRDVEALVEQAVHFSTLAPNIIVKIPATKNGIEAIEEATYRGVSINATVSFTVAQAVAVAEAIERGLDRRSAEGLDTDNFGSVCTIMGGRLDDWLKASAAKSGILIDPGYFEWAGVAALKKAHHLFTERGYRTRILSAAFRNHLQWSELLGGDLVVSPPFAWQLRINENDISSEPRIDVPVDPHIIETLTLKVPEFSKAYDEAGLPIDDFENFGATRTTLRQFLDADAQLDALVRDIILPPM, via the coding sequence ATGTCGTCTTTTGCAGCATCATCCGGTGACACCCGGCCATCCCTCTTGAGAGCGGCGATGGATACGGCCACGAGCCTCTGGAGCGACACGGCCGATCCCGCGGAGCTGGCCCGATCGATCGAGTTCGGTGCCGTCGGAGCGACGTGCAATCCGGTGATAGCGCTTGCCGCTATCCGCGCGGATCTGCCCCGCTGGTCGGCGCGCATCCGGGAGCTGGCGTCGGAGTTTCCGACAGCCGGCGAGAGCGAACTCGGCTGGAAAGTCGTCGAGGAGCTGAGCATCGCCGCCGCGGCACTGCTCGAGCCGACATTCATCGAGACGAAGGGCATGAACGGCAGGCTATCGATCCAGACCGATCCCCGTCTCCACAGAGATGTCGAGGCTCTGGTCGAACAAGCCGTGCACTTCTCGACACTGGCTCCGAACATCATCGTGAAGATTCCAGCGACGAAGAATGGCATCGAGGCGATCGAGGAGGCCACCTACCGTGGCGTCAGCATCAACGCCACCGTCTCCTTCACCGTGGCTCAGGCCGTCGCCGTGGCCGAGGCAATCGAACGCGGCCTCGACCGACGCTCGGCGGAGGGCCTCGACACCGACAACTTCGGCTCGGTATGCACCATCATGGGGGGTCGCCTCGACGACTGGCTGAAGGCCTCGGCCGCGAAGTCGGGCATTCTCATCGATCCCGGCTACTTCGAGTGGGCAGGCGTCGCCGCCCTCAAGAAGGCGCACCACCTCTTCACCGAGCGCGGCTATCGCACTCGCATCCTGTCTGCCGCGTTCAGGAACCACCTGCAGTGGAGCGAGCTCCTCGGCGGCGACCTGGTCGTGTCTCCCCCGTTCGCCTGGCAGCTGCGCATCAACGAGAACGACATATCGAGCGAGCCCCGCATCGACGTTCCGGTCGACCCCCACATCATCGAGACTCTGACGCTGAAGGTTCCTGAGTTCTCGAAGGCGTACGACGAAGCGGGGCTTCCGATCGACGACTTCGAGAACTTCGGAGCGACCCGAACGACGCTCCGCCAGTTCTTGGACGCGGACGCCCAGCTCGACGCCCTCGTTCGCGACATCATCCTGCCGCCCATGTAG
- the iolC gene encoding 5-dehydro-2-deoxygluconokinase: MTDSSSSPSPSFSRFDVLTIGRVGVDIYPLQDGVGLEDVETFGKYLGGSATNVAIAAARHGLTSAVITRTGKDPFGRFVSQELTRLGVDNKFVRTVDGLNTPVTFCEIFPPDDFPIYFYRQPIAPDLVIKNNELDLDAIAHARVYWSTVTGLSQEPSRSAHYTAWMARGKARHTILDLDYRPMFWASPETATKEVGRALENVTVAIGNREECEIAVGETDPHRAADALLERGVELAVVKQGPKGVLAKTRDETVEVAPYFVDVVNGLGAGDSFGGALCYGLLNDWPLEKMLRFANVAGAIVAGRRECSTAMPTTLEVEDIVRRISHDNA; encoded by the coding sequence ATGACCGACAGCAGCAGCTCACCCTCACCCTCCTTCTCGCGCTTCGACGTGCTCACGATCGGGCGAGTCGGTGTGGACATCTATCCCCTCCAAGACGGCGTCGGGCTCGAAGACGTGGAGACGTTCGGAAAGTACCTCGGTGGTAGCGCAACGAACGTTGCCATCGCGGCAGCCCGACACGGATTGACCTCCGCGGTGATCACTCGCACGGGCAAAGACCCGTTCGGTCGATTCGTCTCGCAGGAACTCACCCGCCTCGGTGTCGACAACAAGTTCGTGCGCACGGTCGACGGCCTGAACACACCCGTGACGTTCTGCGAGATCTTTCCTCCTGACGACTTTCCGATCTACTTCTATCGGCAGCCGATCGCGCCCGACCTCGTGATCAAGAACAACGAACTCGACCTCGACGCCATCGCTCACGCCAGGGTCTACTGGTCGACGGTCACGGGCCTCTCGCAGGAACCCAGCCGCTCCGCTCACTACACGGCGTGGATGGCGAGGGGCAAGGCTCGCCACACGATCCTCGACTTGGACTACCGGCCCATGTTCTGGGCCAGCCCTGAGACGGCCACGAAAGAGGTCGGCCGGGCGCTCGAGAACGTGACCGTCGCCATCGGCAATCGCGAGGAGTGCGAGATCGCCGTCGGAGAGACGGATCCCCATAGAGCAGCCGATGCCCTGCTCGAACGCGGCGTCGAACTCGCCGTCGTGAAGCAGGGCCCCAAGGGAGTGCTGGCCAAGACGCGCGACGAGACCGTGGAGGTGGCGCCGTATTTCGTCGACGTCGTCAACGGCCTCGGAGCCGGCGACAGTTTCGGCGGCGCACTCTGCTACGGCCTGCTGAACGACTGGCCCTTGGAGAAGATGCTTCGATTCGCCAACGTCGCCGGTGCCATCGTGGCCGGGCGGCGCGAGTGCTCGACAGCCATGCCGACCACCCTCGAGGTCGAAGATATCGTGAGGAGGATCAGCCATGACAACGCTTGA
- a CDS encoding class I fructose-bisphosphate aldolase codes for MTTLDFDRLRHVRAVEPASISAFVRNRVRRPLLSEAGALFIIAADHPARGALGVGSDHGAMANRYQLLERLALALSRPGVDGVLGTPDIIDDLGVLGALDGKVVVGSMNRGGLKSAVFEMDDRFTAYDIPAIVDANIDFAKLLVRINLQDAGSVSTIEATARAIDDASAAGIPIMLEPFMSEWRDGTIVNDLTTDAVVKSVAITSGLGNSSAYSWLKLPVVPNMERVMEATTMPTLLLGGDPSTRPDETYASWQAALALPGVRGLVVGRTLLYPPDGDVAAAVDTAAALVHSSTD; via the coding sequence ATGACAACGCTTGATTTCGACCGCCTTCGCCACGTCAGGGCGGTCGAGCCCGCATCCATTTCGGCCTTTGTGCGCAACCGTGTACGACGACCGCTGCTGTCTGAGGCCGGCGCGCTGTTCATCATCGCCGCCGACCATCCGGCTCGCGGCGCACTGGGCGTGGGAAGCGACCACGGAGCGATGGCGAATCGCTATCAGCTGCTCGAGCGCCTCGCACTGGCACTCTCGCGTCCCGGCGTCGACGGCGTGCTCGGCACCCCTGACATCATCGATGACCTCGGAGTGTTGGGCGCGCTCGATGGCAAGGTGGTCGTCGGTTCGATGAACCGCGGAGGGCTGAAGTCCGCGGTGTTCGAGATGGACGACCGCTTCACCGCCTACGACATTCCCGCCATCGTCGATGCCAACATCGACTTCGCGAAGCTGCTCGTGAGGATCAACCTGCAGGACGCCGGTTCCGTGTCGACGATCGAGGCGACAGCTCGCGCCATCGACGACGCGTCGGCCGCAGGAATTCCGATCATGCTCGAACCCTTCATGAGCGAGTGGCGTGACGGCACGATCGTGAACGATCTCACGACCGACGCGGTCGTGAAGTCGGTCGCCATTACGAGTGGGCTCGGAAACAGCAGCGCCTATTCCTGGCTCAAGCTGCCGGTCGTGCCCAATATGGAGAGGGTCATGGAAGCCACGACGATGCCCACGCTCCTGTTGGGCGGCGACCCCTCGACTCGGCCCGACGAAACGTACGCCTCCTGGCAGGCCGCCCTCGCTCTTCCCGGCGTTCGTGGCCTCGTCGTCGGTCGTACGCTGCTCTACCCACCGGATGGCGACGTCGCCGCGGCCGTCGATACCGCCGCCGCGCTCGTGCATTCGAGCACCGACTGA
- a CDS encoding CoA-acylating methylmalonate-semialdehyde dehydrogenase, whose product MTNDSLPLVQHYIGGSTAQSASARTAPVYDPALGKATKNVVLADQAEIDAAVASAAAAFPKWRDLSITKRQQIIFRFRELLNERKGELAEILTSEHGKVLSDALGEITRGLEVVELATGFPHIIKGEYSENVSTGVDVYSTKSPLGVVGIISPFNFPAMVPMWFFPIAIAAGNTVVLKPSEKDPSSANWLAELFTEAGLPDGVFNVLHGDKVAVDGLLEHPEVKSISFVGSTPIAQYIYEKAAKNGKRVQALGGAKNHMLVLPDADLNLTADAAINAGFGSAGERCMAISVVVAVEPVADKLIELITQRMSTLKIGDGRRNCDMGPLVTEQHRDKVASYIDIAAEDGATVVVDGRGIEVDGAADGFWLGPTLLDAVPTTSKAYIDEIFGPVLSIVRVQSYEEGVKLINDGAYGNGTAIFTNDGGAARRFQNEIEVGMIGINVPIPVPVAYYSFGGFKDSIFGSNKAYGIHGFDFFTREKAITSRWLDPSHGGINLGFPQN is encoded by the coding sequence ATGACCAACGACTCCCTTCCCCTCGTTCAGCACTACATCGGTGGGTCGACGGCCCAGAGCGCAAGCGCACGCACGGCTCCCGTCTACGATCCCGCCCTCGGCAAGGCAACCAAGAACGTGGTGCTGGCAGACCAGGCGGAGATCGACGCAGCCGTCGCATCAGCGGCCGCGGCTTTTCCGAAGTGGCGAGACCTCTCGATCACCAAGCGGCAGCAGATCATCTTCCGGTTCCGCGAGCTGCTCAACGAGCGCAAGGGTGAGCTGGCCGAGATCCTGACGAGCGAGCACGGCAAGGTTCTCTCCGACGCCCTCGGTGAGATCACCCGCGGCCTCGAGGTCGTCGAGTTGGCGACCGGATTCCCGCACATCATCAAAGGCGAGTACTCCGAGAACGTCTCGACCGGTGTCGATGTCTATTCGACGAAGAGCCCGCTCGGCGTGGTCGGAATCATCAGCCCGTTCAACTTTCCCGCGATGGTGCCCATGTGGTTCTTCCCCATCGCGATCGCCGCGGGAAACACGGTCGTGCTCAAGCCGAGCGAGAAGGACCCGTCGAGCGCGAACTGGCTCGCGGAGCTGTTCACCGAGGCCGGCCTGCCGGACGGTGTGTTCAACGTGCTGCACGGCGACAAGGTCGCGGTCGATGGACTGCTCGAGCACCCCGAGGTGAAGAGCATCTCCTTCGTCGGATCCACCCCCATCGCCCAGTACATCTACGAGAAGGCCGCCAAGAACGGCAAGCGGGTGCAGGCACTCGGCGGCGCGAAGAACCACATGCTGGTTCTGCCGGATGCCGACCTCAACTTGACAGCGGACGCCGCCATCAACGCGGGCTTCGGTTCGGCCGGCGAACGCTGCATGGCCATCTCGGTGGTCGTCGCCGTCGAGCCGGTGGCCGACAAGCTCATCGAGCTCATCACGCAGCGCATGTCCACCCTCAAGATCGGCGATGGTCGCCGTAACTGCGACATGGGCCCGCTCGTCACCGAGCAGCACCGTGACAAGGTCGCCTCCTACATCGACATCGCAGCTGAAGACGGCGCCACCGTGGTCGTCGACGGGCGCGGCATCGAGGTCGACGGCGCTGCCGACGGCTTCTGGCTCGGACCGACGCTGCTCGACGCCGTGCCGACCACCTCCAAGGCCTACATCGACGAGATCTTCGGTCCGGTCCTCTCGATCGTGCGTGTGCAGAGCTACGAAGAGGGCGTCAAGCTGATCAACGACGGCGCCTACGGCAACGGCACGGCCATCTTCACCAACGATGGTGGTGCGGCCCGTCGCTTCCAGAACGAGATCGAGGTGGGCATGATCGGCATCAACGTTCCCATTCCCGTGCCCGTCGCGTACTACTCCTTCGGTGGCTTCAAGGATTCGATCTTCGGCTCGAACAAGGCCTACGGCATCCACGGCTTCGACTTCTTCACCAGGGAGAAGGCGATCACCAGCCGCTGGCTCGACCCCAGCCACGGCGGAATCAACCTCGGCTTCCCGCAGAACTAG
- the iolB gene encoding 5-deoxy-glucuronate isomerase yields the protein MQRRNEWFYPRGGLERDGWQTVVDATTPGWAHTGLRVAELGDGTQLALPQDGHERIVVPLAGSFTVTYGGSEPIEKTELEGRASVFDGPTDVLYLSSAVAATITGSGRVAVAEAPTTAVYPSVYIPRSDVPVELRGAGRSSRQVHNFGTPGALDADKLIVCEVITPSENWSSYPPHKHDENIPGTESRLEEIYYFESAVSKGLAAPSAADPFGYMRTYASAAGEIDILAEVRTGDVGLVPHGWHGPCVAAPGYDLYYLNVMAGPDAAREWLISDDPAHGWVRDTWQGQEFDSRLPYTQSEGTTA from the coding sequence ATGCAACGGCGCAACGAGTGGTTCTACCCGCGAGGCGGGCTCGAACGCGATGGATGGCAGACGGTGGTCGACGCCACCACGCCCGGCTGGGCACACACGGGACTGCGGGTCGCGGAGCTCGGTGACGGCACGCAACTCGCTCTGCCCCAAGACGGCCACGAACGCATCGTCGTACCCCTCGCGGGTTCCTTCACCGTGACCTACGGCGGCAGCGAGCCGATTGAGAAGACCGAGCTGGAGGGGCGGGCATCCGTCTTCGACGGGCCCACCGATGTTCTCTACCTGTCGTCTGCCGTAGCTGCCACCATCACAGGATCGGGCCGCGTCGCCGTGGCTGAAGCGCCGACGACCGCTGTCTATCCATCGGTCTACATCCCGCGTTCAGACGTTCCGGTAGAGCTGCGCGGTGCGGGTCGATCGAGTCGACAGGTGCACAACTTCGGCACGCCGGGTGCCCTGGATGCCGACAAGCTCATCGTCTGCGAGGTCATCACGCCGTCCGAGAACTGGTCGAGCTACCCCCCGCACAAGCACGATGAGAACATCCCCGGCACGGAATCACGCCTCGAGGAGATCTACTACTTCGAATCCGCGGTATCCAAGGGGCTCGCGGCGCCGTCGGCGGCCGACCCCTTCGGCTACATGCGCACCTATGCCTCTGCTGCCGGCGAGATCGATATCCTCGCCGAGGTGCGAACGGGCGATGTCGGTCTCGTGCCCCACGGCTGGCATGGTCCTTGCGTCGCGGCGCCCGGCTACGACCTGTACTACCTGAACGTCATGGCGGGGCCGGATGCGGCGCGAGAGTGGCTGATCAGCGACGATCCCGCGCATGGCTGGGTTCGCGACACCTGGCAGGGCCAGGAGTTCGACTCGCGCCTGCCCTACACACAATCGGAAGGAACCACCGCATGA
- the iolD gene encoding 3D-(3,5/4)-trihydroxycyclohexane-1,2-dione acylhydrolase (decyclizing) produces MSTRRMTVAQALVEFLGNQWTVDGAIRERTIPGMFGIFGHGNVAGIGQALKQANVDEPDLMPYYQARNEQAMVHQSVAFARMRRRRATYASAASVGPGAANMLTGAALATTNRMPALLLPSDTFATRVSDPVLQQIEMPHDTGISVNDAFRPLSRFYDKVQRPEQLFSIALSAMRVLTDPAETGAVTISLPEDVQAEVLDVPAEFLAPREWHLRRPLPEREPLARAIEAIRKAAHPVIIAGGGVIYSGAEDVLRALVEATGIPVGTTQAGGGSLLWDHPQYLGGVGATGTSAANRITAEADLVIGIGTRYSDFTTASRTVFQNPGVTFVNINIASFDAYKHGSRLPVIADAREALDALVAELAADYRISSEYAQRISQQKAEWDARVDTAFEPSGLALPGQTEIIGAVQAASDPTDVVIQAAGSLPGDLHKLWRVRDALGYHVEYAFSCMGYEIAAGLGVRRAAPDRDAIVMVGDGSYLMLHTELVTAVAEGIKIIVVLIQNHGYASIGHLSETVGSERFGTWYRARDEHTKNFQGEQVLPIDLAANARSYGIDVIEIEPGSGSIERLSAAVAEAKASATSTLIHINSDPLLYAPDGGGWWDVPVAATSTLSSTKNAYDDYLEQRARQKPLLG; encoded by the coding sequence ATGAGCACCCGACGCATGACGGTCGCCCAGGCGCTCGTCGAATTCCTCGGCAACCAGTGGACCGTCGATGGAGCAATCAGGGAACGCACGATCCCCGGCATGTTCGGAATCTTCGGGCACGGCAACGTGGCGGGGATCGGCCAAGCGCTCAAGCAGGCGAACGTCGACGAGCCCGATCTGATGCCGTATTACCAGGCGCGGAACGAGCAGGCGATGGTGCACCAATCGGTGGCGTTCGCCCGCATGCGCCGTCGCCGCGCGACGTACGCCAGCGCGGCCTCGGTCGGCCCCGGCGCAGCCAACATGCTGACGGGTGCTGCCCTGGCCACGACGAATCGCATGCCCGCGCTTCTGCTCCCGAGCGACACCTTCGCCACCCGGGTGTCTGATCCGGTTCTGCAGCAGATCGAGATGCCCCACGACACGGGCATCTCGGTGAATGATGCCTTTCGGCCCCTCAGCAGGTTCTACGACAAGGTGCAGCGCCCCGAGCAGCTCTTCTCGATTGCGCTGTCGGCCATGAGGGTGCTCACCGACCCGGCCGAGACGGGGGCAGTCACCATCTCCCTTCCCGAAGACGTGCAGGCCGAAGTCCTCGACGTTCCCGCAGAGTTTCTGGCACCCCGCGAGTGGCACCTCCGTCGACCCCTCCCCGAGCGGGAGCCGCTGGCCAGGGCGATCGAGGCTATTCGAAAGGCCGCGCATCCGGTCATCATCGCGGGCGGGGGAGTGATCTACTCCGGCGCAGAGGACGTGCTGCGAGCCCTCGTCGAAGCGACCGGAATTCCCGTGGGCACGACCCAGGCCGGAGGCGGGTCGCTGCTGTGGGACCACCCGCAGTATCTCGGCGGGGTGGGAGCCACCGGAACGAGCGCGGCGAACCGCATCACGGCGGAGGCCGACCTGGTGATCGGCATCGGGACGCGGTACAGCGACTTCACCACCGCAAGCCGCACCGTCTTCCAGAACCCCGGCGTGACCTTCGTGAACATCAACATCGCATCGTTCGACGCATATAAGCACGGAAGCCGGCTGCCGGTCATCGCGGACGCTCGCGAGGCGCTCGACGCCCTCGTCGCCGAGCTGGCGGCTGATTACCGGATCAGCTCGGAATACGCCCAGCGCATCTCCCAGCAGAAGGCCGAGTGGGATGCCCGGGTAGATACGGCCTTCGAACCCAGCGGGCTGGCCTTGCCGGGGCAGACGGAGATCATCGGAGCCGTTCAAGCGGCAAGCGACCCGACAGACGTCGTCATCCAGGCCGCCGGATCGTTGCCGGGCGATCTGCACAAGCTGTGGCGTGTGCGCGACGCCCTCGGCTACCACGTGGAATATGCCTTCTCGTGCATGGGCTACGAGATCGCGGCGGGCCTCGGGGTGCGTCGGGCCGCGCCCGACCGCGACGCGATCGTCATGGTCGGAGACGGCTCCTACCTGATGCTGCACACCGAGCTGGTAACGGCGGTCGCCGAGGGCATCAAGATCATCGTGGTGCTCATCCAGAACCACGGCTACGCCTCGATCGGCCACCTGAGCGAGACGGTCGGAAGCGAACGATTCGGCACGTGGTACCGCGCCCGAGACGAACACACCAAGAACTTCCAGGGCGAGCAGGTGCTGCCGATCGATCTCGCCGCCAACGCCCGCAGCTATGGCATCGACGTCATCGAGATCGAGCCGGGTTCTGGCTCCATCGAGCGCTTGTCCGCCGCGGTGGCCGAGGCCAAGGCGTCGGCGACGTCGACCCTGATCCATATCAACAGTGATCCGCTGCTCTACGCACCGGACGGCGGCGGCTGGTGGGATGTTCCGGTCGCCGCGACGTCGACGCTGTCGAGCACGAAGAACGCCTACGACGACTATCTCGAGCAGCGGGCCCGTCAGAAACCGCTCCTCGGATGA
- a CDS encoding sugar phosphate isomerase/epimerase, translated as MTDNSTDAIRIGTAPDSWGVWFPNDPGQIPWPRFLDEVQSAGYSWIELGPYGYLPTDPHELEDELAKRNLKLSAGTVFTGFHKGDDQWKRAWDQALEVAGLATKLGAEHLVVIPDLWRSDATSEVLEPRTLDDEHWAKLAAGHDKLGKALLEEFGVKQQFHSHADSHVGTYKEVERFLHETNEAYTNLCLDTGHFSYYGGDNLKLIAAYPERIGYLHLKQVDTSLLFDVLKNDVPFADAVTQGIMCEPPTGVPELGPIIDAVAALDPNIFGIVEQDMYGTDIELPLGIATRTREHIFGCTSHARIH; from the coding sequence ATGACCGACAACAGCACCGACGCCATCCGCATCGGCACCGCGCCCGACTCGTGGGGCGTCTGGTTCCCGAACGATCCCGGCCAGATCCCGTGGCCCCGTTTTCTCGACGAGGTGCAATCCGCCGGCTATTCCTGGATCGAGCTCGGGCCGTACGGCTACCTGCCCACCGACCCCCACGAGCTCGAAGACGAGCTGGCCAAGCGCAATCTGAAACTCTCGGCGGGCACCGTGTTCACCGGCTTCCATAAAGGCGACGACCAGTGGAAGCGGGCGTGGGACCAGGCGCTCGAGGTGGCGGGCCTCGCCACCAAGCTCGGCGCCGAGCATCTCGTCGTCATCCCCGACCTCTGGCGCAGCGACGCCACGAGCGAGGTGCTCGAACCGCGCACGCTCGACGACGAGCACTGGGCGAAGCTCGCGGCCGGGCACGACAAGCTCGGCAAGGCGTTACTCGAGGAGTTCGGTGTCAAGCAGCAGTTCCACTCCCACGCCGACAGCCACGTGGGTACCTACAAAGAGGTCGAACGCTTTCTGCACGAGACGAACGAGGCGTACACCAACCTGTGCCTCGACACCGGTCACTTCTCCTACTACGGCGGCGACAACCTCAAGCTCATCGCCGCGTACCCGGAGCGCATCGGCTACCTCCACCTCAAGCAGGTCGACACCAGCCTGCTCTTCGACGTGCTGAAGAACGATGTGCCGTTCGCCGATGCGGTCACCCAGGGCATCATGTGTGAACCGCCCACCGGCGTGCCCGAGCTCGGCCCGATCATCGACGCCGTCGCCGCTCTTGATCCCAACATCTTCGGCATCGTCGAACAAGACATGTACGGCACCGACATCGAGCTGCCGCTCGGCATCGCCACCCGCACCCGCGAGCACATCTTCGGCTGCACCTCGCATGCCCGCATCCACTGA
- a CDS encoding Gfo/Idh/MocA family protein has product MTSNTLRVAVVGAGMMGADHIARFSSKINGAEVVAVVEPDAARAAAAVKGLSAATTRSRIEDALEHDELDAVLIATPGPYHEAVLLPALEAGVQILCEKPLTPDTASSLRIIEAEQKLDRPHIQLGFMRRFDAEYVALRELIASGDAGGLTMLHCAHRNPSTGEGYTDSMLITDSVVHEIDTIPWLVGEPIAAVEVKKARRNSLAPAWLHDPQLVLFETVTGVLADVEINVNVQFGYQVTTEAVFERGIAEIGKTAGLVRFQDARWGGTEHVTFKTRFAAAYDSQVQRWVDAARTGTIDGPSAWDGYVAAAVSEAAVAAQASGERVTVEYAMAKPAFYN; this is encoded by the coding sequence ATGACATCGAACACCCTCCGCGTCGCCGTCGTCGGCGCCGGAATGATGGGCGCCGACCACATCGCTCGCTTCAGCAGCAAGATCAATGGCGCCGAGGTCGTCGCGGTCGTCGAGCCGGATGCCGCCAGGGCGGCCGCCGCCGTGAAGGGCCTTTCCGCGGCGACGACTCGCAGCCGCATCGAGGACGCGTTGGAGCATGACGAGCTCGACGCCGTACTCATCGCCACCCCCGGGCCGTACCACGAGGCGGTTCTGTTGCCCGCGCTCGAGGCCGGTGTGCAGATTCTGTGCGAGAAGCCGCTCACACCCGACACCGCATCGAGCCTGCGCATCATCGAGGCAGAACAGAAGCTCGACCGTCCCCACATCCAGCTGGGATTCATGCGCCGTTTCGACGCAGAGTACGTCGCGCTTCGCGAGCTCATCGCATCCGGTGATGCGGGCGGGCTCACGATGCTGCACTGCGCCCACCGAAACCCGAGCACCGGCGAGGGCTACACCGACTCGATGCTCATCACGGACTCCGTCGTGCACGAGATCGATACGATCCCCTGGCTGGTCGGTGAACCGATCGCCGCCGTCGAGGTCAAGAAGGCCCGTCGCAATTCGCTGGCCCCCGCCTGGCTGCACGACCCCCAGCTCGTGCTGTTCGAGACCGTGACGGGCGTTCTGGCCGACGTCGAGATCAACGTCAACGTGCAGTTCGGCTACCAGGTCACGACGGAAGCCGTCTTCGAGCGCGGCATCGCGGAGATCGGCAAGACGGCTGGCCTCGTGCGGTTCCAGGATGCCCGCTGGGGTGGAACCGAGCACGTCACCTTCAAGACGCGGTTTGCCGCCGCCTACGATTCCCAGGTGCAGCGCTGGGTCGACGCGGCGCGGACCGGCACCATCGATGGTCCCAGCGCGTGGGACGGTTACGTGGCCGCAGCAGTGTCTGAGGCGGCCGTCGCCGCGCAGGCGAGCGGAGAACGTGTCACCGTGGAGTACGCGATGGCGAAACCGGCTTTCTACAACTGA
- a CDS encoding sugar phosphate isomerase/epimerase gives MKIALDPTPLHHQYALLDFPHVVADLGYEWMHLTPHVDFAPFFSHPRVDDDLVARLRKAVSQAGIGIPALLPVQRLSSPDELPRLAAVKNFTRVIQLAVELEVSVINTEFSGRPERADESEAGFYRSMEVLLPLVEREGISLRFDPHPDDFVEDGLEALRILRGLNSDAIGFVYVGSHTFHYGNNPEGIMAAAGTRLKTAYVADSFDHNRSHGLRYISNPPGNAARVHQHLRVGDGDVDWEQFFAGLATNGFFAREDSILVSNVFAEDEDYAGVSRFQLSEIQRHIALVKE, from the coding sequence ATGAAGATAGCCCTCGACCCCACCCCGCTGCACCACCAATACGCTCTGCTCGACTTCCCCCACGTGGTCGCCGATCTGGGCTACGAGTGGATGCACCTGACCCCTCACGTCGACTTCGCGCCGTTCTTCTCCCATCCCCGGGTAGACGACGATCTCGTCGCGCGGCTGCGCAAGGCCGTCTCGCAGGCGGGAATCGGTATTCCTGCGCTTCTCCCGGTGCAGCGACTGTCGAGTCCTGATGAGTTGCCTCGGCTGGCTGCGGTCAAGAACTTCACGCGGGTGATCCAACTGGCGGTCGAGCTAGAGGTCTCGGTGATCAACACGGAATTCTCGGGTCGACCCGAGCGTGCCGACGAGAGCGAAGCCGGTTTCTACAGGTCGATGGAGGTGCTGCTCCCACTCGTCGAAAGAGAGGGCATCTCGCTCAGGTTCGACCCGCACCCCGACGACTTCGTAGAGGACGGGCTCGAGGCGCTTCGCATCCTGCGTGGCCTCAACTCAGACGCGATCGGCTTCGTCTACGTGGGTTCGCACACGTTCCACTACGGCAACAACCCCGAAGGCATCATGGCGGCGGCCGGAACACGACTGAAAACGGCCTACGTGGCGGATTCGTTCGATCACAACAGGTCGCATGGGCTCCGTTACATCTCGAATCCGCCGGGAAACGCGGCGCGCGTGCACCAGCATCTCCGGGTCGGTGACGGAGACGTCGATTGGGAGCAGTTCTTCGCCGGCCTGGCCACAAACGGATTTTTCGCGCGCGAGGACTCGATCCTCGTCTCCAACGTCTTCGCAGAAGACGAGGACTACGCCGGGGTCTCCAGATTCCAGCTCTCAGAGATTCAGCGCCACATCGCGCTCGTGAAGGAGTAA
- a CDS encoding tautomerase family protein — protein MPLVRIDVIEGRTSAELQAIGDAIHDAIVSVYGIPARDRFQIITEHPSSQIVAEDAGLGFDRTAGVVMIQIFTQRGRTDETKQQLYAAINGALAQLGVAGHDVFIGYVENGPQDWSFGFGRAQYVTGELGVPSL, from the coding sequence ATGCCCCTCGTCCGAATAGACGTGATCGAAGGTCGCACGAGCGCTGAGCTCCAGGCGATCGGCGATGCCATCCACGACGCGATCGTGTCGGTCTACGGAATCCCTGCCCGTGACCGCTTTCAGATCATCACCGAGCACCCCTCGTCCCAGATCGTCGCGGAGGATGCAGGATTGGGTTTCGACCGCACCGCCGGAGTCGTGATGATTCAGATCTTCACGCAGCGTGGGCGCACAGACGAGACGAAGCAACAGCTCTATGCCGCTATCAACGGAGCGCTGGCCCAGCTCGGTGTCGCCGGCCACGACGTGTTCATCGGCTACGTCGAGAACGGGCCGCAGGACTGGTCTTTCGGATTCGGGCGGGCTCAGTACGTCACAGGTGAGCTCGGCGTTCCGTCTCTGTGA